In Rosa chinensis cultivar Old Blush chromosome 1, RchiOBHm-V2, whole genome shotgun sequence, a genomic segment contains:
- the LOC112184404 gene encoding uncharacterized protein LOC112184404, with the protein MVRTIPAGGRIRISSTLPNRLGKMLAPLDWHDYKKKYGKLDDFVAAHTELFVIEGDYIQLREGAQEMIAATAVVARVAAAAATSSPYSSCLPSVAVTPVAQTHRLKKISSLDSKNVVTSTPNANNAHLQSVKQNQQLNGVSFGVSGGMTNVKILSKSKDMNGPEPTPSQSSVFLNGGNGAPLDRSMANGRHFVGKQHGRMTNSAFTSRR; encoded by the exons ATGGTTCGGACAATACCAGCTGGTGGTAGAATTAGGATCAGTTCGACG CTGCCGAATAGGCTTGGGAAGATGCTTGCACCTTTAGACTGGCATGATTACAAGAAAAAGTATGGAAAGCTAGATGATTTCGTTGCTGCTCATACTGAA ttaTTTGTGATTGAGGGGGACTATATTCAGCTGCGTGAAGGAGCTCAAGAGATGATAGCAGCTACAGCCGTTGTTGCCAGAGTTGCTGCTGCTGCAGCAACATCATCCCCCTACTCTTCATGTTTGCCTTCTGTGGCTGTTACTCCAGTGGCACAGACTCACCGCTTAAAGAAGATATCATCTCTTGATTCCAAAAATGTGGTTACTTCTACTCCAAATGCAAATAATGCTCACTTGCAGTCTGTAAAGCAGAATCAGCAATTAAATGGTGTATCTTTTGGTGTTTCGGGAGGTATGACGAACGTAAAAATTTTGAGCAAATCCAAGGACATGAATGGGCCTGAACCTACTCCCAGCCAGTCATCTGTATTTCTTAATGGTGGAAATGGAGCTCCTCTGGACAGATCAATGGCCAATGGCCGGCATTTTGTTGGGAAACAGCATGGCAG GATGACTAATTCTGCATTTACCTCCAGAAGATA G
- the LOC112184376 gene encoding uncharacterized protein LOC112184376 isoform X3, translating to MSLIKKPERDGVAVNRGDGRDGVVSAGQEECVQPAPFGPLPKGYVWDRLYVSTSGVGRPLCAAPMFCVICSKLLEHMTKDCPHLHDESYSDRRWKVFHAPLVVKTAAEILEERRFIDEIDPEDSPFPTDADILEESFIDEIDPEDAPFPTDALVAEFSSFSTDALGAACRPKPSMVEKFSNNGDAATV from the exons ATGAGCTTAATCAAGAAACCGGAACGGGATGGAGTTGCGGTGAATCGAGGAGATGGTCGCGATGGGGTAGTCTCTGCTG GTCAAGAAGAATGTGTTCAGCCAGCTCCCTTTGGACCCTTACCAAAGGGATATGTATGGGATCGCCTATATGTCTCTACCAGCGGTGTTGGACGTCCTCTCTGTGCAGCTCCTATGTTTTGTGTTATTTGCAGCAAGCTTCTTGAGCACATGACTAAAGACTGCCCTCATTTGCATGATGAGAGTTACAGCGATCGCCGTTGGAAGGTTTTTCATGCCCCTCTTGTTGTTAAAACCGCTGCTGAGATTTTAGAAGAGAGGAGATTCATTGATGAAATAGATCCAGAAGATTCTCCTTTCCCCACTGATGCTGATATTTTAGAAGAGAGCTTCATTGATGAAATAGATCCAGAAGATGCTCCTTTCCCCACTG ATGCATTGGTTGCAGAATTTTCTTCATTCTCCACTGATGCATTGGGAGCTGCGTGCAGACCAAAGCCTTCGATGGTTGAAAAGTTCTCAAATAATGGGGATGCTGCAACAGTGTAA
- the LOC112184410 gene encoding uncharacterized protein LOC112184410 isoform X1 — translation MTPVTSKIKKYKIKGYSSYKSRFKLLNDGTIRRWREGKWHNAHLKQLHVTKSNDELQCKAQFVKSQLCNFHQLWSTVPEDSSHCHGRATTTPGSLNVIRFFTFPVPSIDIKI, via the exons ATGACACCAGTTACTTCCAAgataaagaaatacaaaatcaaGGGTTACTC GTCTTACAAGTCCCGGTTTAAGTTATTGAATGATGGTACTATTCGACGCTGGAGGGAGGGCAAGTGGCACAATGCACATCTGAAG CAGCTGCATGTGACAAAATCAAATGATGAGCTGCAATGTAAGGCTCAGTTTGTGAAATCCCAGCTGTGCAATTTCCATCAGCTTTGGAGCACCGTGCCGGAGGATTCATCCCATTGTCATGGCAGAGCAACCACCACTCCAGGCTCTTTGAATGTCATCCGGTTCTTCACTTTCCCAGTACCATCGATAGACATCAAAATTTAG
- the LOC112184376 gene encoding uncharacterized protein LOC112184376 isoform X2 — protein sequence MSLIKKPGRDGVAVNRGDGRDGVVSAGQEECVQPAPFGPLPKGYVWDRLYVSTKGVGRPLCAVPMCCLICSKFLDHMTEDCPHLHDESYSDRRWKVFHAPFVVKTAADILEESFIDQIDPEDAPFPTDADILEESFIDEIDPEDAPFPTDADILEQSFIDEIDPEDAPFPTDALVAEFSSFSTDALGAACRPKPSMVEKFSNNGDAATV from the exons ATGAGCTTAATCAAGAAACCGGGACGGGATGGAGTTGCGGTGAATCGAGGAGATGGTCGCGATGGGGTAGTCTCTGCTG GTCAAGAAGAATGTGTTCAGCCTGCTCCTTTTGGACCCTTACCAAAGGGATATGTATGGGATCGCCTATATGTCTCTACCAAAGGTGTTGGACGTCCTCTCTGTGCAGTTCCTATGTGTTGTCTTATTTGCAGCAAGTTTCTTGATCACATGACTGAAGACTGCCCTCATTTGCATGATGAGAGTTACAGCGATCGCCGTTGGAAGGTTTTTCATGCCCCTTTTGTTGTTAAAACCGCCGCTGATATTTTAGAAGAGAGCTTCATTGATCAAATAGATCCAGAAGATGCTCCTTTCCCCACTGATGCTGATATTTTAGAAGAGAGCTTCATTGATGAAATCGATCCAGAAGATGCTCCTTTCCCCACTGATGCTGATATTTTAGAACAGAGCTTCATTGATGAAATCGATCCAGAAGATGCTCCTTTCCCCACTGATGCATTGGTTGCAGAATTTTCTTCATTCTCCACTGATGCATTGGGAGCTGCATGCAGACCAAAGCCTTCGATGGTTGAAAAGTTCTCAAATAATGGGGATGCTGCAACAGTGTAA
- the LOC112184376 gene encoding uncharacterized protein LOC112184376 isoform X1 encodes MRVHTSFPCILEWHEGTSPHSVVLSVSTIIFRIYPHSGYLSSQPPNFRSFVQKKRSKEKKLETLSLNHELNQETGTGWSCGESRRWSRWGSLCWSRRMCSASSLWTLTKGICMGSPIRPLCAVPMCCLICSKFLDHMTEDCPHLHDESYSDRRWKVFHAPFVVKTAADILEESFIDQIDPEDAPFPTDADILEESFIDEIDPEDAPFPTDADILEQSFIDEIDPEDAPFPTDALVAEFSSFSTDALGAACRPKPSMVEKFSNNGDAATV; translated from the exons ATGAGGGTACATACGTCCTTTCCTTGTATTCTTGAGTGGCATGAGGGAACCTCCCCGCACTCGGTTGTCCTATCGGTTTCCACTATAATTTTCCGAATATACCCCCATTCGGGGTATTTAAGTTCTCAGCCCCCAAATTTTCGCTCATTCGTCCAGAAGAAGAGAAGTAAAGAGAAGAAACTCGAAACGCTGAGCCTTAACCATGAGCTTAATCAAGAAACCGGAACGGGATGGAGTTGCGGTGAATCGAGGAGATGGTCGCGATGGGGTAGTCTCTGCTG GTCAAGAAGAATGTGTTCAGCCAGCTCCCTTTGGACCCTTACCAAAGGGATATGTATGGGATCGCCTAT ACGTCCTCTCTGTGCAGTTCCTATGTGTTGTCTTATTTGCAGCAAGTTTCTTGATCACATGACTGAAGACTGCCCTCATTTGCATGATGAGAGTTACAGCGATCGCCGTTGGAAGGTTTTTCATGCCCCTTTTGTTGTTAAAACCGCCGCTGATATTTTAGAAGAGAGCTTCATTGATCAAATAGATCCAGAAGATGCTCCTTTCCCCACTGATGCTGATATTTTAGAAGAGAGCTTCATTGATGAAATCGATCCAGAAGATGCTCCTTTCCCCACTGATGCTGATATTTTAGAACAGAGCTTCATTGATGAAATCGATCCAGAAGATGCTCCTTTCCCCACTGATGCATTGGTTGCAGAATTTTCTTCATTCTCCACTGATGCATTGGGAGCTGCATGCAGACCAAAGCCTTCGATGGTTGAAAAGTTCTCAAATAATGGGGATGCTGCAACAGTGTAA
- the LOC112184410 gene encoding uncharacterized protein LOC112184410 isoform X2, translated as MTPVTSKIKKYKIKGYSSYKSRFKLLNDGTIRRWREGKWHNAHLKLHVTKSNDELQCKAQFVKSQLCNFHQLWSTVPEDSSHCHGRATTTPGSLNVIRFFTFPVPSIDIKI; from the exons ATGACACCAGTTACTTCCAAgataaagaaatacaaaatcaaGGGTTACTC GTCTTACAAGTCCCGGTTTAAGTTATTGAATGATGGTACTATTCGACGCTGGAGGGAGGGCAAGTGGCACAATGCACATCTGAAG CTGCATGTGACAAAATCAAATGATGAGCTGCAATGTAAGGCTCAGTTTGTGAAATCCCAGCTGTGCAATTTCCATCAGCTTTGGAGCACCGTGCCGGAGGATTCATCCCATTGTCATGGCAGAGCAACCACCACTCCAGGCTCTTTGAATGTCATCCGGTTCTTCACTTTCCCAGTACCATCGATAGACATCAAAATTTAG